The Acipenser ruthenus chromosome 15, fAciRut3.2 maternal haplotype, whole genome shotgun sequence genomic sequence acactgGGTTTacttctaaaagctgaatttctaaaGTGAAAAATGACTTCTAATTCACTCCCTTGTGAAACCTCCTTACTCATGTTGATTGGATACGACTCTCCTGTGTACCACTCTGATTGGAGgatgtaataaaaatgttacagaaaatagaactgactcgacataatgtactggcattttgtactcccataaccttgctcacataaccttgtatgctttgctaaagataaggaaccgcaagatgcctacactgcagctgcggctgtgagataaaaggatgagccagaagtgtctttttacacgtatacccaaaccacccatcctttttatctgcttgcttagttttatgccacgtatgcatagttataagttgtttctcttatatgctaatacctgaagTTAAAGCGAGATTTACAAAGTTTAACATGTAGTATAATATGAACAAAGTGACGACCCAACGTATCCCGCTTGCAGATTTTCCCCACTATCTTAACTCATCAGGTCATCTGCCATTTTGTTGAAAGGGTCATCATTTGAATCATTACACTGGTCATCATTAGTAAGCAggggcatgtttaaaacagtgtcaGCAGTTTTAGTACATAACTTTTCACGCAGGTTAtgataagcaaaaacaacaacaatatcactACATCATATATAAACCAGTGTCAGTAATGTTCAAAGTGTTCCGTACAGTATGGTTGAGCATTGCCCACCAACCATTGTCCGCATGTTTTCGATCATGTTCTGCACTCCATGtgtgcaatgttgtttttgttctgagttctgtgcgattttcagcgtagctgtggtttgtaatatctggctgttttttattatcttttagttcagttaagagccagatgagaaacacagttaatatgctgccaagaagaaTAACAGTCAGGACTCTGGGGGTCCAAAGCTGACTGTCCCAAGGCCATCCGAGCCGTCTACGTTGTTCCAGGGGGCGATACATATACATCTCCCTTCGGGCTATAGGGCACTTTTCTGCAATGGCTGGCGTGGACCCACGTTGATCGTTCAGCGACTTTCACCGCTGTCTGCGTtgtcaggagcacctggaacggaCCTGTCCAGCGTTGTTGATGCCAATGCTTCCAGCGGAGGTCTTTGATGATCACCCAGTCCCCCGGCAGGAGCATGTGAAGCGCCCCCTCCTTCGGCTCGGGTAGGGCGGCTTTTACCCTGGGAAAAATAGACTTCAGAACATTGTTAAAAGAAgcacaatattttaccatttcatcTTCACATCCCATTAGGGTGAGCCTATTTTGAGGAAAAGGTGTGTACAGCATCCGCATTGGGCGTCCCGTTAATACTTCATGAGGTGCTAGCCCTGTAGTACTGTGCGTGCGTCCACGCATGTACATCAGGGCCAATGGCAATACTGTAACCCAGGAGAGCCCTGTTTCAGCCATGAGcttagttagtttagtttttattgtttggttcgcTCTCTCCGCCAAGCCTCCGCTTGCGGGGTGGTAGCTACAGTGTGTGCGTAAATCAATTTGTAggctttcagaaatgttctgtaccacactgttcacaaaatgagaaccattgtcagatgtcaatttagatggcagaccccatcggggtataatctctctcatcaggctttttgctactgccatagctgtggcatgtctgcaggggaatgcttcaatccatttagaaaaagcatcaattatcacaaggcagtacttgtaaccttggcaaggtgttaattcaataaaatccATCATGACATGTTCGAAGGGGCCCTCCGGCCTCGGATGAGCTGATACAGACATGGGCGTGCTGCGGCCTACattgttggtcatacaaatcacacatttagcACAAAATTGGTTAGCATATGTAGAAAAACCTGGAGCAAACCAAAAATTGTTAACAACATTCACCACCCCTCCCTTTGACACATGGTCTTGGCCGTGTGCCAACTTAGCTACATAAGGGAAACATGAACGAGGAAAGGCAGGCAACCCAGTGGGTCCTCGCCAAATCTTATGAGTAGAATCATAAGAGCATTTGTCTTTCCACAGAGCTATCTCAGCAGGTCCCACACTGTGTTGTAAGTCAGCTACatcctgtaaagaaaatacagaTTCAGTTAAGGCAGGTAATGACACCATTTGGAGCACAGGGGCCTGAGTTGATGCGGCTGCTGCTTTAGCAGCAGCATCTGCAACAGCATTCCCTTGAGGGACAGGATCAGAAGCGTTAGTGTGTGCCTGGCATCTACATACAGAAATGGCTTTTGGCAGCAGAATAGCTTCCAACAAGTTGGCCACCAGTTTAGAGTGACATATGGGCTTCCCCGTAGAAGTGAGAAAACCCCGCTGTTGCCAGAGGGTGCCAAAGTCATGTACGACCCCGAAGGCATAGCGACTATCAGTATAGATGGTAACAGTTTGACTTTGAGCCGAAATACAACCACGGGTTAGGGCGAACAGTTCTGCGGCCTGAGCAGAAAGGTTGCCAGGTAGTCTAGCGCTTTCTAGTACAGCAGTTGCAGTAGTTACTGCATATGCAACTAGAGGGTCACCCGCTGGAGAGTGCTGTGCTGAGCCATCAACAAACAATTCTAAATCAGCATTCAATAGGGGCACATCAGTAAGATTGGGTCGTGGCTTGCAGACCTGTTCTACTAAGGCGGTGCAATCGTGAGGCTCTCCATCGGCTTCTGTAGGAAGAAGTGTAGCAGGGTTAAGCACAGTACAGCGTTTTAGCACAACAGGTGACATGGTCATTAATACATTCTGGTAATGTAGTAGACGAGCTGGAGTCAGATGTGCTGTCTTGGCCTGTGAAATGAGAGCATGTACTGCATGAGGAACATGTACAGTTAGAGGGCACATTGCAACTAGGTCAGCACTAGCCAGCACAGCTTCAGTGGCAGCGGCCACCGCTCTCAAGCAACAGACTAGCCCTCGGGCTACGTTATCAAGGCGCTTAGAGTAAAAAGCCACAGGATGTTGTTTTCCCCCATGCTCTTGTGTCAGTACTGCGGACATGAATCCTCccttttcacaaacaaacaggttaaaaggTTTAGAGTGATCGGGTAACCCAAGACAGGGCGGAGAGGACAAGAGTTGTTTAAGTTTTTTGAGGGCAGTTAGTCCGTCAGGAGTCCAGTCAATTGTGTCTTTCATAGTCATCTTATGGCCATGTATCAAGTCAGCTAGGGGCTGAGTTACTGCAGCGTAACCTGGAATCCAAGCTCTACAGTAGCCAGCCATACCTAGCAACGtcatcatgtgtttttttgtggcAGGCTGGGGCAGTGTCAGAATTGCAGTGACACGCTCCAGGCCCAATTTCCTGCCTTCCGGTGTAATATCGTGTCCCAAGTATTTTACAGATGGTGACAcgagctgcagctttttttttataccttatgGCCATTACGAGCTAGGTACTCTAAAAGAGCTCTTGTATCAGTTTTGCACGCGTGCTGAgtttcagaacataaaagcaaatcatccacatactgtatgagttTGCTTCCACCAGGGGGAACAAAACCCTCCAGATTCTGCGCCAAAGTGGCAGAAAAGACAGCTGGTGACTCGGTGAACCCTTGCGGAATAACTGCCCAGGTCCACCGTTTCCCCATAAAGGTGAAAGCAAACCAAAACAGTAAACCACTTTGCACTTGGGGGAACAGCTGACAAAACAGTAACTGGGTTTGGTACAATTTACTAACCTGAGGTATTGGACAAATCGCCATTCTCCCGAGGCTTTGCGGACCGGGAGAATCGGGGTGTTGCAAGGCGAGTCTGGGCAGGGCACGATAGCTCCTTTGGAGACCAAAGACGCATGCACAGGAGCAATGCCTTCCTGTGCTTCCTTGCTGAGAGGATACTGGGCACGGCTAGGCCGGTGTGTGCTTTTTGGTGtgactgttaggggctctgccccTTTCATAAGGCCAATATCATACTTATCTTTTGCCCATAGAGAATCGGGGAGGCCAATCAGCAAGGGTGAAAACGTGCCTCCCAGTGCCTCCTCAGGGGGCGCATCTTGGTTCTCTGCCCCATGGATTCCCCGTTGGACAGGCGCGACCCAAAAGAAAGGAGCGCAAACAGCGCGAGCACTGGGGGAGAATTTGAACCCGTCTTCACTTTGCCAGTCAGTCACCTGCAACACAGACTTAAGCCAGACACCAGTATCTTTCCACTCTACATCATCGGTTTTTGCTACGCTTATATGTGGCACAGAGTCAGTTGTGTGGTAAAGTAAAAACTGATCGCTATTTAGTTTAATGGTTGCAACACAAAAGCGTAAACCTATATACAAGGCTGTGCACATAATTGTTTCGTTAGATGGAGGTTGTGCTAACCACTTTCTCTCAAATTCATAATCTCTCGATAAAGGTGAGTACAGGGCAGTGCAATGTAAGGCATAAGGTGATATAAACCCAGTTTCATGACCCCAATGTTGTCAAGCCAATTTAAATAATTCCTCAATTTGTTCACCTCCGTTTTGTATATCCCTTGAATAGAACCAACTACGGGTCTCAATCATTTGGGCCATCATCAAGGGACACGAGACGGTAACTCCGCTTTGCtcacatttaatttcacaattgAATTTACATAGTAGATCTCGTCCCGCTAGGTTACTAGGGCAGCATTCAGAGAAAATAAACCGATGCATAAACGTTTTCCCTTCATATTGTAAGGGTAAAGGCATCATAATTTTCTCCCTCAATACTACTCCCGAGGCTCCCACTGTTTTTACTGATTCATTTGATATCATTGGGTTGGGCATAGTTCTAGCATTTATGACAGACATTGCAGCACCAGTATCAATTAAGAATTCAAATGACTCACCATTCACGAAGAGATCAACGGTGGGGGCTTCTTGTGGTTTAGAAAAAGTTAGCACGTACTGCTTGTTTGCTGTTTTGGTGTCAGCTGTACCTGCCTCGTTTCATTCTGGTTTCGGTTTGTATAGTGATACTTGCGGTGGGGGAGCGCTCTGCCAGTTACTCtcgttggtttgttgttgttgctgctgctgtctctgaCACTCTCTAGCAAAATGTCCTTCCTGGCCACAATTATAGCAACTAGTGTCTTTATCCTGTTTGTGGAAGTTTCTGTTGCCACCGCCCccgcttccccccccccccgacccctcGCCCCACGTCCGCCCCGTCCGCGTTGGTATCCGCCTCGGGTTGGTCCTTTGCCCTGATAATAAGCCAGCTGAGCTGCTTGCAATTTGACTCCTTCTTTTTCAGCTTTTGTCTTTTGATTGCTCTCTTGCTTCTGTTGTTGTCTTTCAGCGTGCTTGCAATGTTCGATAACCTGAATGAGGGGAGCCATCTCCCATCCAATGCATGTCATCCGTACCTGTTTATTCAGGGCAGGTACGAGTCAGTTTACTATGGatgcttttaaaagactgttgtATTCATCGGTGCCTCGTCGGAGTCCGCTGTGTTTGCGGAAGCACGTCTCCAATCTTTGTCTATATTCCTCTAGAGACTCTTTGGAGTGCTGTCTGCAGCTATGTATAGCATCCCAATCGGTCTTAGCAGGGTAGTGCCGTTTCAATCTGTCCAGCAACTGTTCAAACTGCGGTTGATATTCTCCAGCCCCTGCCGGTTTCCACGTCAGATTTTCGTCAAAAGTATCTTCGATGTCCTCCCAGCGAAGCTTTAATTTGCATCGCATAATGTGCCCTATTTCAGCGGCAGAGGGTTTGTATTGACACACAAGACGGGTCATCTGCTCGCTGAACTGAACTGCATCCTTAGTTGGGTCGGGCAAGTCTTTAGCAATATCTTTAATCTCATCTTGTCTCCAGGTGCGCTGAATCAGGACCTCTGGCAGCCAGTCCTCATGTCCCGGTTGTCCTTCTGCCGGTCTTCGCTGTGGATTTATGTACGCTGTCAGGGGGGCCATGATAATGGCGTTGTTCGGATTGCCTTTTGGTCCCGACCGTGTAGTGAGCGTGCTGGGAGATCCTGATGTCTCGGGGGATTCTGGCGCTGGTAAGGAGCTCAGTCCAAGGGGCGACGAAGGGGACCAAATCCATCGGGAACCACCCTGGAAACCTGTCGAGTTGCTTGGGGTGGATGTCAGAGGCGGAGGTGCGGGCAGCGGACTCTCTGCTGTGGGCGGAGGCTGTTGATGGACCTGGACGGGCCGGTCGGGccgaggagcaggagcaggggctgtggaaacaggaacacaatacgggggggaggggggcagtccCTTTCCTCATCGTAATCTCTatttctctgtctttttttttcttcctcagtACTATCTTTCTGACTTGCTTTTACCATTATGCCTTTAGCCTGCAATGCTATTTGTAGTTCAGCTTCTCGTTCCCATTTCCTATAACTATCCCAGtcaactttatttttctttttttctttctttgtcttctcAAACTCTTCTAACTTTCCCCTACATTCTTGTaattttctttcactcagggtcccttttaatGGGAAATCAACTATTTCATGCCACAGAACAACCTGGTCTACAACACCGCGACCCCATTTATCAGCCATCGTTCGTCCCGGTCCAACCAGCGGGTCCGGGAGACAGACCTCCTTTTTACTATTACTTGACCCCATTGTAATCAAacccacacgcgcacacacacacacaattaccagataacactcattcactcactcattcacaTGGTTATCTGTCGTCCACACTATATCACTGCCTATTTTTATTTGCACCACCTGCACAGAAAAATTACTTTTCTTAATTGACCATCCGACAGTGCACTTGGTATATTGATCAACTACACTAGTAGTATGACTTTTTACAACTGTGCATATAATtttttcaattgttatttttggttCAATATTTGGTATTTCATACGATATCTTTTTAACTAGTTTCATTTGTAATTacttattagtattattcatagATCAGTCGAATCACATAATTTACCTGTTTCCAGATCAGGATTTCTATGTCTATTAGACAACAAAGTTCCCAGAACttttctgcgcagcccgttcccagaacgggttttatcaggttcccagaacctgaaccacgtgGTCTATCTTATTTTTGTCCTCTAGACAATAGAgttcccagaactctttctgcgcagcccgttcccagaacgggttttatcaggttcccagaaccttACCAATTGGTCTATTTTATGTATGAGGAAAACCAGTCTCACCCTTTGTCTTTGCTCGGTACGGCGTATCCGTCCACTGATGCCCCCAGCCGGGTTCAAGGCGGGTCCTTCTCCTCCAAAactatttcagagtgtggttcccTGAGCCACTCCTAAGCAACCCCCGTCGACGGTTAACCTCGAAGTCCCCGGGAGCAATCAGCAAACGGAGCTAGCCGTCCCATCCTCGTCGCCAAGAAactgtcgtggaaattctaataaaggaagagagacggcgagttccaaacacacaggcctttatttcttaagtttgcaaactgagaacactactcgatgattatctagcaccctgtgtgctgagagtgttctcagtttgcaaacttaagaaataaaggcctgtgtgtttagaactcgcagtctctcttcctttattagaatttccacgacaagGAACAGACTTTTTGATTTTAATATACAGACTGTGCTACATACATCTATGGCAAGCAGGTAGAatggaagagcagctcctgacctCAGGGGAGAGCACCTTCACAGTGTTTGCATAACTGCAATAAGAACCTCTCACAACTATTTCAAACATAAGAAGGTTGAAGCGATCTGTTCTTTAATAGTAAGTAAAGttcccttttaaaaaatgaacatagtaaaagcagagccaaatgtattaaagcacagtgaaagtatgataaagcataggtaagcattgtaaagcccagagatgtACGGTAAAGCACATTAACCACGAgacaagcatgggaaaactgcaaaatcaccaTGCAAAATTACTTTGGTAAACTTTTAGGGTCTTATTAGGGTCTGCTTATTAATGTCAATGTCCCTGCATCATCAAATTAGGAGCAGTGATGTTTTTGCTAGGAATGCACTGCTGTAATCCATGGAATGTAAATTGCCTGCAATGGCAGTGATTCGCTATTCCACCTGGTATTTCCCCACCAAGATCTGCATGGAGATTACATATGACCGACTTGTGTCTGCTGCAGGTTACGCTGTCTGATGAATAGCAATGCAAATAAAGTGTGATGGGAAGAGATATTCAAACTGCAGGGGTGATGAATTAGAAACCACAAAGTGGAAAATGTTTGTAGTGTGGATAATAATTCTGCAGAGAGCATGTACAAGCAAATTGCACCATCCTTAACCGTTAAACaatcaatagtgctacatttagaaattgtAAAAGAAACTTTAGGAATTCAATGACAaaccagaagtctttctcaatgtcttcaagatAATGAGGACTGCCAATCAATGGACAACCTGATTTCCCGCTGTCAAGTCAGACACCTGTCAAGTCAGACACAAGTCGCCCATAGAGAATCGGGGAGGCCAATCAGCAAGGGTGAAAACGTGCCTCCCAGTGCCTCCTCAGGGGGCGCATCTTGGTTCTCTGCCCCATGGATTCCCCGTTGGACAGGCGCGACCCAAAAGAAAGGAGCGCAAACAGCGCGAGCACTGGGGGAGAATTTGAACCCGTCTTCACTTTGCCAGTCAGTCACCTGCAACACAGACTTAAGCCAGACACCAGTATCTTTCCACTCTACATCATCGGTTTTTGCTACGCTTATATGTGGCACAGAGTCAGTTGTGTGGTAAAGTAAAAACTGATCGCTATTTAGTTTAATGGTTGCAACACAAAAGCGTAAACCTATATACAAGGCTGTGCACATAATTGTTTCGTTAGATGGAGGTTGTGCTAACCACTTTCTCTCAAATTCATAATCTCTCGATAAAGGTGAGTACAGGGCAGTGCAATGTAAGGCATAAGGTGATATAAACCCAGTTTCATGACCCCAATGTTGTCAAGCCAATTTAAATAATTCCTCAATTTGTTCACCTCCGTTTTGTATATCCCTTGAATAGAACCAACTACGGGTCTCAATCATTTGGGCCATCATCAAGGGACACGAGACGGTAACTCCGCTTTGCtcacatttaatttcacaattgAATTTACATAGTAGATCTCGTCCCGCTAGGTTACTAGGGCAGCATTCAGAGAAAATAAACCGATGCATAAACGTTTTCCCTTCATATTGTAAGGGTAAAGGCATCATAATTTTCTCCCTCAATACTACTCCCGAGGCTCCCACTGTTTTTACTGATTCATTTGATATCATTGGGTTGGGCATAGTTCTAGCATTTATGACAGACATTGCAGCACCAGTATCAATTAAGAATTCAAATGACTCACCATTCACGAAGAGATCAACGGTGGGGGCTTCTTGTGGTTTAGAAAAAGTTAGCACGTACTGCTTGTTTGCTGTTTTGGTGTCAGCTGTACCTGCCTCGTTTCATTCTGGTTTCGGTTTGTATAGTGATACTTGCGGTGGGGGAGCGCTCTGCCAGTTACTCtcgttggtttgttgttgttgctgctgctgtctctgaCACTCTCTAGCAAAATGTCCTTCCTGGCCACAATTATAGCAACTAGTGTCTTTATCCTGTTTGTGGAAGTTTCTGTTGCCACCGCCCccgcttccccccccccccccgacccctcGCCCCACGTCCGCCCCGTCCGCGTTGGTATCCGCCTCGGGTTGGTCCTTTGCCCTGATAATAAGCCAGCTGAGCTGCTTGCAATTTGACTCCTTCTTTTTCAGCTTTTGTCTTTTGATTGCTCTCTTGCTTCTGTTGTTGTCTTTCAGCGTGCTTGCAATGTTCGATAACCTGAATGAGGGGAGCCATCTCCCATCCAATGCATGTCATCCGTACCTGTTTATTCAGGGCAGGTACGAGTCAGTTTACTATGGatgcttttaaaagactgttgtATTCATCGGTGCCTCGTCGGAGTCCGCTGTGTTTGCGGAAGCACGTCTCCAATCTTTGTCTATATTCCTCTAGAGACTCTTTGGAGTGCTGTCTGCAGCTATGTATAGCATCCCAATCGGTCTTAGCAGGGTAGTGCCGTTTCAATCTGTCCAGCAACTGTTCAAACTGCGGTTGATATTCTCCAGCCCCTGCCGGTTTCCACGTCAGATTTTCGTCAAAAGTATCTTCGATGTCCTCCCAGCGAAGCTTTAATTTGCATCGCATAATGTGCCCTATTTCAGCGGCAGAGGGTTTGTATTGACACACAAGACGGGTCATCTGCTCGCTGAACTGAACTGCATCCTTAGTTGGGTCGGGCAAGTCTTTAGCAATATCTTTAATCTCATCTTGTCTCCAGGTGCGCTGAATCAGGACCTCTGGCAGCCAGTCCTCATGTCCCGGTTGTCCTTCTGCCGGTCTTGGCTGTGGATTTGGGTACGCTGTCAGGGGGGCCATGATAATGGCGTTGTTCGGATTGCCTTTTGGTCCCGACCGTGTAGTGAGCGTGCTGGGAGATCCTGATGTCTCAGGGGATTCTGGCGCTGGTAAGGAGCTCAGTCCAAGGGGCGACGAAGGGGACCAAATCCATCGGGAACCACCCTGGAAACCTGTCGAGTTGCTTGGGGTGGATGTCAGAGGCGGAGGTGCGGGCAGCGGACTCTCTGCTGTGGGCGGAGGCTGTTGATGGACCTGGACGGGCCGGTCGGGccgaggagcaggagcaggggctgtggaaacaggaacacaatacgggggggaggggggcagtccCTTTCCTCATCGTAATCTCTatttctctgtctttttttttcttcctcagtACTATCTTTCTGACTTGCTTTTACCATTATGCCTTTAGCCTGCAATGCTATTTGTAGTTCAGCTTCTCGTTCCCATTTCCTATAACTATCCCAGtcaactttatttttctttttttctttctttgtcttctcAAACTCTTCTAACTTTCCCCTACATTCTTGTaattttctttcactcagggtcccttttaatGGGAAATCAACTATTTCATGCCACAGAACAACCTGGTCTACAACACCGCGACCCCATTTATCAGCCATCGTTCGTCCCGGTCCAACCAGCGGGTCCGGGAGACAGACCTCCTTTTTACTATTACTTGACCCCATTGTAATCAAacccacacgcgcacacacacacacaattaccagataacactcattcactcactcattcacaTGGTTATCTGTCGTCCACACTATATCACTGCCTATTTTTATTTGCACCACCTGCACAGAAAAATTACTTTTCTTAATTGACCATCCGACAGTGCACTTGGTATATTGATCAACTACACTAGTAGTATGACTTTTTACAACTGTGCATATAATtttttcaattgttatttttggttCAATATTTGGTATTTCATACGATATCTTTTTAACTAGTTTCATTTGTAATTacttattagtattattcatagATCAGTCGAATCACATAATTTACCTGTTTCCAGATCAGGATTTCTATGTCTATTAGACAACAAAGTTCCCAGAACttttctgcgcagcccgttcccagaacgggttttatcaggttcccagaacctgaaccacgtgGTCTATCTTATTTTTGTCCTCTAGACAATAGAgttcccagaactctttctgcgcagcccgttcccagaacgggttttatcaggttcccagaaccttACCAATTGGTCTATTTTATGTATGAGGAAAACCAGTCTCACCCTTTGTCTTTGCTCGGTACGGCGTATCCGTCCACTGATGCCCCCAGCCGGGTTCAAGGCGGGTCCTTCTCCTCCAAAactatttcagagtgtggttcccTGAGCCACTCCTAAGCAACCCCCGTCGACGGTTAACCTCGAAGTCCCCGGGAGCAATCAGCAAACGGAGCTAGCCGTCCCATCCTCGTCGCCAAGAAactgtcgtggaaattctaataaaggaagagagacggcgagttccaaacacacaggcctttatttcttaagtttgcaaactgagaacactactcgatgattatctagcaccctgtgtgctgagagtgttctcagtttgcaaacttaagaaataaaggcctgtgtgtttagaactcgcagtctctcttcctttattagaatttccacgacaagGAACAGACTTTTTGATTTTAATATACAGACTGTGCTACATACATCTATGGCAAGCAGGTAGAatggaagagcagctcctgacctCAGGGGAGAGCACCTTCACAGTGTTTGCATAACTGCAATAAGAACCTCTCACAACTATTTCAAACATAAGAAGGTTGAAGCGATCTGTTCTTTAATAGTAAGTAAAGttcccttttaaaaaatgaacatagtaaaagcagagccaaatgtattaaagcacagtgaaagtatgataaagcataggtaagcattgtaaagcccagagatgtACGGTAAAGCACATTAACCACGAgacaagcatgggaaaactgcaaaatcaccaTGCAAAATTACTTTGGTAA encodes the following:
- the LOC131697618 gene encoding uncharacterized protein LOC131697618, whose amino-acid sequence is MCTALYIGLRFCVATIKLNSDQFLLYHTTDSVPHISVAKTDDVEWKDTGVWLKSVLQVTDWQSEDGFKFSPSARAVCAPFFWVAPVQRGIHGAENQDAPPEEALGGTFSPLLIGLPDSLWAKDKYDIGLMKGAEPLTVTPKSTHRPSRAQYPLSKEAQEGIAPVHASLVSKGAIVPCPDSPCNTPILPVRKASGEWRFVQYLRVKAALPEPKEGALHMLLPGDWVIIKDLRWKHWHQQRWTGPFQVLLTTQTAVKVAERSTWVHASHCRKVPYSPKGDVYVSPPGTT